The DNA segment CTCTGTTTTCAGGCGGATAAAAAAGTGTGCGCTGCGGCGCACACTCGCGCCGGAGCGCGGCTGCGCCAGCAGCCATATTCCTCTGCGCGAAGTGCGCATCCTCGCGGAGCGTTTTATTTCATAGGACGCAATCTCCTATGAAATAAAAAAGGCGCCCTCTCCCAGGATGTCCCAGGGGGAAGGCGCCTCGGCCGTTTATTTTGCCACAATGTTGACAATCTTTTTCGGAACGTAGATTTCTTTTATGATGGTACCGGCAAGTTTTCCCTTTACGGCTTCTTTTCCGGCTGCAATCGCATCTTCTTTGGAGATGTCGGCCGGCACGGAGATGACGGCTCTCGTCTTTCCGTTTACCTGGACGGCGATTTCGATCTCATCGTCCTTCATGGCCTCCGCATCGCACTCCGGCCATGTCTGATGGAAGACGCTGTCGGTGCCGCCAAGGTCTCTCCAGAGCTCTTCGCCCAGATGCGGCGCAAACGGGGAAAGCAGAATCACAAAGGTCTTTAAGGTCTCTTTGTCGATGCCGCCTTCGGTCTTTGCCAGGTCAATCAGCTTGTTGTTGTACTCCATGAAGCCGGAGACTACGGTATTTAAGCTGAACTGGTTGAAACGCGTCTCGATGTCGTAAACCAGCTTGTGACGCAGCTTCACCATTTCTTTCGTCTCTTTGACGTCTTTGTCCTTGCTTGTCATCACCAGGTTGTAGAAACGGTTCAAGAACCTGGCAACGCCCTCGATGCCGCGGTCATCCCACTCGGCATCCAGTTCCGGCGGGCCTACGAACAGCTCATAGAGGCGCAGGGCGTCGCAGCCGTAATCCCTCACCAAATCATCCGGGGAAACGACGTTTCCTTTGGACTTGCTCATCTTGATGCCGTTCTTTCCTGTAATCATGCCCTGGTTGAACAGCTTCTTGAAGGGCTCGTCAAAGTCGATGACGCCGATGTCATATAAGAACTTCGTATAGAACCTGGAATACAGAAGGTGAAGCACTGCGTGCTCGACGCCGCCGATGTACATATCCACCGGCAGGTACTTATCGGCCTTCTCTCTAGATACCAGCTCTTTGTCGTTTTTGTTGTCCACGTAGCGTAAGAAATACCAGGAGGAACCGGCCCACTGAGGCATGGTGTTGGTCTCTCTCTTTGCAGGGCTTCCGCAGCAGGGGCATGTGGTGTTGACCCAGGAGTCGATGGCTGCAAGCGGGGATTCTCCTGTTCCCGTTGGCTGGTAGCTGTCCACCTCCGGAAGGGTCAGCGGAAGGTCTTCTTCCGGCACCGGCACATTGCCGCACTTCGGGCAGTGGATGATCGGGATCGGCTCGCCCCAGTAACGCTGACGGGAGAATACCCAGTCGCGCAGCTTGTAGTTTACGGTCTTATGGCCGATGCCCATCTCTTCGATCATTAACGGCGCTTCCTTCTTTAAGACAGCGGATTCCATGCCGTTCCAGTCTCCGGAGTTGATCATGGTGCCGCTCGCCTCGGTGTAGGCCTCGGTCATGTTTTCAATTTCTTTCCCGTCCTTGGCGATAACCTGGATGATCGGGATATCAAATTTCTTTGCGAATTCAAAGTCACGGTCGTCGTGGGCCGGAACGCACATGATGGCGCCTGTTCCGTAGTCGGCCAGGACGTAGTCGGACAGCCAGATCGGGATCTTCTTGCCGTTTAACGGGTTCACGGCGTAGGAGCCGGTGAAGACGCCGGTCTTTTCCTTGTCCTGGAGACGGTCGACGTTGGATTTCATGGAAGCGTCGAAGATGTATTTTTCGACGGCCTCTCTCGTCTCGTCGGTGGCAAGGCTCTTTGCTAATTTATGCTCCGGTGCAAGCACCATAAAGGTGGCGCCGTGGAGCGTGTCGGGACGCGTCGTGTAAACCGTGATCTTCTCTTCTCTTCCGTCCACCGGGAAATCTACCTCGGCGCCGTAGGATTTTCCGATCCAGTCGGTCTGCATCTTCTTTACTTTTTCCGGCCAGTCCAGCTTATCCAGGTCGTTTAAGAGACGGTCTGCATAAGCCGTGATTTTTAACATCCACTGGCGCAGGTTCTTTTTCGTAACCGGCGTTCCGCAGCGCTCGCAGCAGCCGTTTACAACTTCCTCGTTGGCAAGTCCTGTCTTACAGGACGGGCACCAGTTGATCGGGAATTCTTTCTCGTAGGCCAGGCCTTTTTTGAACATCTGGACGAAGATCCACTGGGTCCATTTGTAAAAGGCCGGATCCGTCGTGTTGACTTCCATGTCCCAGTCGTAGATCGCGGCGATCTCCTGGATCTGCTTTTTGATGTTCTTCACGTTTTCTGCCGTGGATTTTGCCGGATGGACGCCCATTTTAATGGCGTAGTTCTCAGCCGGAAGGCCGAAGGCATCCCAGCCCATCGGATGAATCACGTATTTTCCGCGAAGGAGCTGGTAGCGGCTCCAGACGTCGGAGATGACATAACCTCTCCAGTGGCCCACATGAAGGCCGCTGCCGGACGGATACGGGAACATATCCAGGCAGTAATATTTTTCTTTTTTCCCATCATTGACATTGATCGGGTCCTTTTCCCAGTTCTCACGCCACTTTTTTTCGATGGCAGTGTGATTGTACTGTGCCATGACGTTTCCTCCATTCTGATCGTTGAAAAACTCTCCCTGTATTGAAATCGTGTGCGCCGGGCGCACCCTGTGGAATAAAAAAGCCCCTGTCTCTTTTATATAGAGACGTGGGGGCTTAAACTCACGCGGTACCACTCTATTTCATACGGCGTCTGCCGCATGCTCTCGTTTCCTGGTAACGGTCGGACCGGCGTTGCCTACGCAGGAGAGCTTCTCCCTTCAGCAAGCTACTTGGAGGCCAGTTCAAAAGCATTCCGGAGCTGCCTCGCACCGCCCGGCAGTTCTCTGATCCTTCCCGCTTCCTACTCTTCCTCTTCAGCGTATTTGCACTGGTTTGTAATTTATCATAAATTGGCGGGCGTGTCAAGGGTGCGGGGCGGGGGAATTTAGGAATTCTTCATCACAACGCCCTCCACCACATCGGCGGCATGCTCGCAGGCGTCGGCGCATTTTTCCAGATAGCTGTAAATTTCCCGCCATGCGATGATTTCCAGCACATCCTTTTCCTCGCTGTGCAGGGCACGCATGTTGGCGATGTAGAGGCGGTCGGCCTCCTCCTCCAGGGAGTTGATCCGGATAATCCGGTCTTTCAGCTCCTTGGAGCGGCGGAAGTTGGCAAACTCCCTCATCAGGCCGCAGATTTCCTCGCAGCAGCGGATGACGATATCCAGCATCTCAAGCGCCTCCGGGCGGATTTTGCTCACGTTGTTGATGTAAATGCGGATGAATACCTCTTCGATTTTATCGGTCAGGTTGTCGATCTGCTGGCTTAAGGATGCGATGTCCTCCCGCTCAATGGGCGTGATGAATGCCTTCACCAGCTTGTCGTTTAATTCATGCTTTTTCTCGTCTGCCGCATGCTCGATGGCATGGAGCTCATCCAGCCGTTTTTTCGTCTCCTCCGGGCGGAAATCGGAAAGGATATCTTTTAACAGGTGGGCAGCCTGGCTGGAAAATTCCGCGCAGGTAATGAAGTTCTGGAAATAAAAATCGTCCTGTTTTTTTGCCATGGTTTTTCTCCTTCTACTCTTTTAAAAAACGAACATGAATATTTTCGCCATGATGAAGCTGATCAGGCCGCAGCCCGGGAATGTGAAAATCCAGGTCAGCATCATGTCTTTTACGACGCCGAAATTGATGGCGGAGACGCGTTTTACGGCTCCGACGCCCATGATGGCGCTGGTTTTGGTGTGGGTCGTAGACACCGGGATGCCGAGAAGGCTGGAATAAAGAAGGCAGATGGCTCCGGCCACATCGGCGGAAAAGCCCTGATAGCGCTCTAATTTTACCATATCCATGCCGACGGATTTGATGATTTTCTCACCGCCGACGCTGGTTCCCAGAGCCATGACGACGCTGCACAAAAGCATGAGCCAGATGGGGATTTCCATGCCGCTTACGGAGTTCTTCCCGTGGGCGAAGGCGGCGCCTAAAAAGAGGACGCCGATGAATTTCTGGCCGTCCTGTGCCCCGTGCATGAAGCTCATGGCCGCGGCGCCGGCGATCTGGGCGTATCCGAAGACCTGGTTCGTCTTCCTGCGGTCCATCTCCCGGCAAATTATGGTGATGGCGCGGCAGACGAGCCAGCCGGTTAAGAAGCCCAGAACGAGGCTTAAAACAAGGCCGTAAAGCACTTTCACCCATTCTGCGCCGTTGATGCCGCCGATTCCGTGCTGGATCGCTATGGCGGCGCCGGAAAGTCCTGCGATGAGGCTGTGGCTTTCACTTGTGGGGATGCCGAAGTAAGAGGCGCCCACGCTGTACACGACGATGGATAAAAGGGCCGCGCACAGGGCGATCAATGCATTCTGGGTGCTGTCTCCGAAGTCCACCATGTTGCTGATGGTGGAGGCCACGGAGCTGTTGATCTGCGTCATGATGAAAACGCCCAGGAAGTTAAAAAAGGCGCTCATGAGGATGGCTTTTCTGGCGCTTAAGCAGCGCGTCGTCACGCAGGTTGCGATGGCGTTGGGGGCGTCCGTCCATCCGTTTACGAAGATCACGCCGAGGGTGAAGATGGTCGTAACGAGAAGGGCCGGATTCCCCAGGGTTTCCCTCAGAAAGCCGAGAAATGATAAGTCCATATCCTGTTTCCTTTCCTGTTTTTCTGTTCCGTTTTCTGCACGATACACAAAAAGGTACGGCCCGCAGGCGATGAAAGCCCCCGGACTGTACCTTTTTATAAACTATGACATTGGCAAGCGATACGTCTGCTCATCAGGCAGGCACTCCTTTTCCAGTAATGACAACGTAAAATCTATGTAATATCCGTGCAAAACAAATTTAGGTTATCATATTCAGGAAAGGAAGTCAATGATTGGCAGAATTTCTTAACATTTCCTAGCAGCAGCCCGGGACGGAGCTTCCGCCCGGCCAATTATGAATGGCTGCAAACCTGCACTTTGGGTCATTCCGTCTCCATGGCCGTGATTTCTGTTTCGATCTGCTGCGGTCTGCCCGCTGTACCGGCGTCCCGGACTGCGTACAGGGTGCCGACGATTCCCATGATGCAGAGGACAATGGCCGCGAGGCGTTTCTGGCTTTTTTCCATGTTTCCCATCTCCTTCTTATGCGCGCTCCAGCAGCTTTTTTACGATTTTTCCAACCGCAAAGCCAAGCAGGAGTCCAAAAAATTCGGCGGCAAGGTACATCAGAAGATAAAAGCCCAGGGCCGCCCAGTCATTTATGGTAATCCAGTATTCCGGAAGAAAGGCCAGCGCGCCGAAAGCCAGATATAAAAAACTCATGCCCTTTTTAAGCCCGCAGAAAAATGAGCAGAGAAACACGGCTGCCGGCATCACTGCCAGCATGACGATGATGGCGCTCGTGTCGTTATTGATAAACAGCGGGCAGCCGTAATAAATCATCACGAGCACCATCCCGTAGGGAAGAATTTCTTCGATTCGCTTTTTTATGTCCATGATTTGCCTCTCTTTTGCCTGCCGCCAGGGACGTCCCGGACGGCAGGTTTGCTTTTTGACCCTGAGGATTGCGGGAGCACGTCGTGCGGAGCAATCCGGTATCATGGGGCAAAATACCTTTTGGCCCCAACATCTTTTGAGAAGTATAGCACAGGATGCGAAAATTTGCCAGACGGAAAATGCGGGGCGGCTACTGGGGAGTTTGCGGCGCTGTGTAAACAGTCTCTCCGTCCTTTATGGTTTCCAGCACGCGGATATCGCGGATTTCCATGGGCGGGACTTCCAACGGGGAGCGATCCAGGATTACCAGATCGGCGCGTTTCCCTTCATCGATGCTGCCTTTTTCGTGTTCCTCAAAATATTCGTAGGCTGCGTCAATGGTTACGGCCCTGAGCGCCTCGTAGGCAGAAATCCGCTGGTCTTCCCCGATAATGTTTCCGCCGCGGCTTAAACGGTTTACGGCGCACCAGACGGAATGGAGCATGTCCGGCTTTGTGACCGGCGTGTCCTGGTGGAAATTCACCTTCACGCCGCGGTCCAGGGCATCCCTTGCCGGGCTTATGTGGTTTCCGCGTTTCTCACCGAAATTTTTCACATGGATATCGCCCCAGAACCAGACGTGGCCGATGAAAATTGACGCAATCATGCCGATTTTTGCCATGCGGTCAAGCTGGTCGTTCCGCACAGTCTGGCAGTGGATCATGACCGGGCGCAGGTCGTTTGTGTTTTTTGTCTTTTCCAGGGCTTTCTCATAGGCGTTCAGGAACTGGTCACCTGCCGCATCGCCGTTGCAGTGCACCAGAATCTGACGGTTCTCCGAAACGGCACGCATCATGTGCTCTTCCACTTCCTCGTCAGTCATCCACGGATAGCCGCAGTAGCCCTCTTCTCCGCCCAGGTACGGCTCTGTCATCCAGGCCGAGCGGCCCTGGGGCGAGCCGTCTAACACCAGCTTGTAGCCGCCGATTTTCACGCGGTTTCTGTACGTTCTGTATGTTTCCCCATACGCTTCCATGAGGGCCGCGCCGCCGGTGCTGAGCTGCGGATATGCCACAACATCCAGCTTTAACATCTTATTTTCTGCCATCCAATCCAGGGTTTTCATGTCTTCCGAAGCGGTGGCGCCGTCCTGGGCTGTTGTGACGCCATGCTCCAGGTACATGGTCTGGATCGCATCGTACATGCGGGAGCTGTCCTGGCTTACGCGGCCGGCGACTGCTCCCTGAAGAAGGCGCACGCCCATCTCTTCCACATATCCGCTCGGCTCCCTTCCGCCGGGAAGGCGCTCGATGAGGCCTCCTGCCACATCCGGGGTGTTTTCATCCATACCGGCCAGAGCCAGAGCGGCACTGTTGGCGCAGGCCAGATGGGCCGAGACATGAAGGATCAGGATCGGGATTTCCGTGCTCACCTGGTCGAGGACGCGCTTGTCTGGCTGGGCCTGTTCTTTTAAGAAGTTGTGGTCGTATCCGAAGCCAATCACGGCCTGGTCTTTCGTGACGGCGTTTTTCCGGATGTATTCCTTCAGAACCCGGATGATGTCGGCGAAGGATGAGCAGTCCGACAGGTCCGCGTACAGCGCCATTTTTGCGTTCATGACGAAATGGCTGTGGGGGTCTATGAATGCCGGCAGCAGGCAGCGGCCGGCCAGGTCGACTTTTTTGACATCAGAAGATGCGGCTGCCTCGAGTTCCTCCAGGGCGCCGACTTTGGCGATGCGTCCGTCTTTTATGAGGACGGCTTCCGGGTTGTGGGATGGGGGTGTTGGGGTGGATAGGGTGAGGATTTGGCCGTTGTAGTATAGGGTTTCCATGAATGTTATGCCTCCTTTATTGAATGGGAAAATTGGGGGTCTACGGGTAGGATGGACGGGTGAGGCGAGGAGTATGCATGAAGAGCGGGATGTTTTGGGCCGGTATGAGGAATTTGGGGCGGAACACTGGAGATAAATGTTCGGCCGGCCTTCTTTCCTGGACGTGCATGCATCTATGGGGCATCGGATGATTGGGGCAAATTGGCACAGATTAACGCTGTGGTTGGTATGTGGTATCAGGTTCATGTGCAGGCATGAAACTGCTGTCTGGCCACGTGCCTCCGGCGGATTTTAGCGCCCGGCTTTCCGCGGCTTGCGCGGAAACCGGCATGCGTAAGTATAATAACCGCTTTGCGGTTATTATTCCATGGCCGTCCCACGGCCACGCGCCTCCGGCGGGTTTTAGCGCCCGGCTTTCCGCGGCTTGCGCGGAAACCGGTATGCGCAAGTATAATAACCGCTTTGCGGTTATTATTCCATGGCCGTCCCACGGCCACGTGCCTCCGGCGGATTTTAGCGCCCGGCTTTCCGCGGCTTGCGCGGAAACCGGCATGCGCTAGTATAATAACCGCTTTGCGGTTATTATACTATATCATCACTGAAAGGTAAATGAAAATAAGAGAGCATGGGATATTCGGTGATCAAACCGAGTTTTATAAAAATGGGATATAGATAGGAAGCGCCGAAGGTACCGAGCTTTTTGGGGCCTGACAGAGGGATGGGGAAACGGGGCGGCACGGACTCCTTCGCCTGATCTGCTGTTATGCCGTCTTCAGAATCTTCTGCACTAAGTTCCAATAATTTTTCATATGCTTTTATTACCGTTGCTTTTGTTACCGTTTTCTCTTTCCGGCTGATTACAAGCTCGTTTGTCGGCTCTCCGTGCCGGTTTTGTTTTACTTCGTATGTGAATTTCAGCCCTTTGCTTGTGACAAAGGTGCAGCCGGCAAATGCCGTTATGACTTCCCACAGGCTCTCTCCCTTCCAGTCCTTTTGAAACTGCTCCATCGCCTGTTCGCACCTTTTTTGCTGTTCTAGGGAAATGGGCCGCTGGCACAGGTTCTCTTCTTCTGTCTCCTCGTCATCGGCGTTAATGACATATGGCAGGTAGGAATGGACGGAGGTGCGGGAAAGGTGCATGATTCCCATGATTTCGGTGATAGTTTTCCCGGAATCGTACAAGGACTGGATCTGGGAGGCCAGTTCGGATTTATATACACCGGCAGTGATCAGGAGGCGGCGGACTTTGAGCGGGGTTATGTCCAGGTGGCCCTGGGATTTCAGCTGATCGGAAATTGACTTCAGGGTGGGGTGAGGGGATGCAGAGCAGTATAGGGAGGCGGCGGTGTCTAATAGTGGTTGGGAGATGGTTTGTTTTGTGGTTTGGAATGCCATGTGGGAGGTCTCCTTGTTTTTGGGGGCGTTGTGTGGTTGGTTTGCTGTGCTTTTTATTATATCTTGTTTGGGATATTTTGCAATAATTATGTTGGGATTTGTCGAATGTGAGGGGATTTTGGGTTTGCAATAAAAAAATCCCTGAAACACAGAGAGATAGCTGGCTTCAGGGATCTTTAATTATGATTTGGCAGAGTTGGGTTTAGGCTGGTCTTCGTATTTTAGGCGGTAAGAAAGCAGAGGATTGCTTGCCGCATCCAGATCACCTTCCATCTTCATATGCAGGATAATGTTGCCTATGTAAAATTCTTTGCTGCCGTCTTACTGTTCATTCGAAGCATCTCCGAAATATCCGGAAGCGTCCATACCGGCTTCAGCTTCACACCTTTATACTCTGACAAATGATTACCATCAAACTCCGAACCACTCACATGGTGTCCTTTGCGATTAAAACATGTAACCTGATGTCCAAGTTTGACCATCCGTGTGGACAGTTTCTCCACCACGATCTCAATTCCGCCTTCCCGGGATGGAATGCGCTTATGGCCTCCTGTTGTCAAGTAAGGAACAAAAAATTTTCGATATTTTTTTCAGATGAAGAGCGGCATCACCCTCAAAAATGGGCAAAAAAATAGGGCCTTTGATCGCTCAAAGGTCCTGTTGACACAGTCATCTCTTATTCTTCCGTGTAAATGACTGCCTGGGTCAAATCAAATTCAACCAGGTGATAGTCCTTATGGAGTTCCCCATAAACACGATATGTTTTATCTCTCTCCCATGAACAGCATTCGGACAGCATTTTGGACAAGGGAAAACTTGAAATCGGGAAGGCCCAAGTTTCCGGTTCATACCGGGGAACCACAAAACTCTCCGGCTTACGCCTGGCGCACGCTTGCACTGCCAGGTGCTTTTTTTCTGGGTTAAAGAGCAGCCGGATATATTTGGGCTCGTCTAAGGCCAGAATTGTCGAATGAAAAATATAAACCCTATTGCTTTGAAGTTGAAAAGATATTCCGGGCATACTGCTACTCATCTGCTCGCCTCCCGGAAGAGGGCGTACTATCCCCTTTATGATCGGAAAACACATTGAATTCCGCATATCCATCTTTTATATCAATTTGCAGTGTCCGGCTATGTTCCTCCACCGGTAGGCCAAAAGAATCACGCCAGTCAGCCGGATAATATGCCTTTCTTTCACGCATAGAGACCGGGGGATGATCACCATGAGAAGTCAGATCAATGCCTTCCATAATCATTTTTTGTGCATTTTCCGTTCCTTTAGAGGCCCCCGCCTGTACACCTGCTTTTTGTGTTTCTGTTTTTCGCACATCCAAAAAAATCTCGGTCTCCAAAAGGTCAAAAATGTAGAGCATTTCATCTTCATATACAATTTTGTGCCCCAGAATTTTATACCGGCAAGCAGTATTCCATCCCATCAGCTCATACATTTTTGCGGAGAATATCTTGCTGGTCACCTTACGGCTTTTTCGCTTATCCGTTTTTGCGATGCACCAGCGGAGTGCATCTTTATCATTCTCATCGCATTTACGAACAACCATCTTTTTGGTGTCTGGATTTACAAGTATTTGGATATATACGGCATCCTCCATCCCTGCAATACAAGCCGTATTGAATGTAATGCTATCCCGCCGGATCACGACGGATGGTTCCCTTAAATGAGCAAACAACTCCCTGCGAACGACCTGATAACCGTCATATGTAAAGTTTTCCTGCAATTCTAATGCTTTCTGATCAACGGCTGTTTCTTCTCCATTCTGCCGAAAGTCATTTGGTTCCATTATCCAGTACACCTCATTTTCTCAATCATATATTTTGCTTCATCCATCAAATCCTCAAGTACATGGTTATTTAGTATTTGAAGTCCATCAACTGTCCGTGCCGGGCGCAGAATATCCCAGGCCCCATAATATGGTATCCTTTGCAGCACAAGGAAGTTGTCTCTTTCTGCATCGTCCCCAAAAGAGTCCGCCCATGCGCAAGGATACATAATCCTTGTCACACGTTTATCCTTGTTCCCTGCACTTTTTTCGATTTCTGCGCTTTCATCTGGCAAATCGGTTCTATCTTCCAAACACTTTTGATCTTCAAAATCTGAAGAAGCAGCGGTGATTTCCTGTTTCGACACAGTTGCAATTACCTCTGGCTGTACCAGATCAAAAAATAGAATCTGTTCATCATCCTGTTTGTGATATTCGCCGCGGAAACGATAGCGGTATTGGTCATTCCAGCCCATAAAGTTGTAAAGCGGCGTTGCAAATCCAGCGCAGCTTTTGGGCAGAACGGTCCATCTTCCCTCTTTCACAGTCCCCCAGCGTATCGCATTGACAGATTCTGCTGAACAAGGCCGTATGGCAATGCACTTTTCGATGGAGTTAAAAAGCAGTTCGACATACGCTACGTTTTCAAACTTTTTCAAGCAAGCCGTATTGAAAGTAAGCCGATTTGCAGAAATCGTCATTGCGGGATCTTGCCTGGTAGAAAAGAACTGCGCCCTCGCAATCTGATACCCTGACAGATCGAAATGGGTTTTGTACCCGGAATGTTCCGTCTTTGCCGAAGGAACCTGTCCGAGATCGCTATAAGCACTTTCCGATGCCTTTTTATAATCCTCCCCTGTAAATCCAGTCCAGGTGCGGTTTACCGAGACATAACCCCGTAGTGCGCCACCATCCACCACTCTTAATTCAGGCAGCGGATACCCGCATTTCCTATATTTATGGACTGCCAGCAGTTTTTGCGCCGCCTCAAAGATTTCATGGCTGACAATTCCTTCGTGATGATTGCTTTGCTTATACTGATTTCGATCATGCCGGTTCTTCTTTACTTTATGATCCAGGTAATTGGGGGTATAAGTTTTGCGGCTCAGCACATCACCGCAATGGCGTTCATTTTTAAGGACCGCCGCTACGCTGCCGCTTGTCCACTTAGTCCTGCCCAACTTTGTCTTGCGCCCCAGTTCCTCAAGAATTTCCGCAATCTCCGCGCTGGGGAATCCATTAAGGAACAGGTAGTAACAAAGTTTTACCGTTTCGGCTTCTTCTTCGTTGATGACTAGATTTCCATCCTCGTCCTTATCATAGCCCAGCAATTCCGGCACAAGGAATATTCCTCGTGAAAACCGCTGCTCTATGGAGATGTTCATAATCTCACTCTTTGTATGGGATTCTTCCTGTGCAGCCGCTGCAAGAACCGCCATCATCATCTCGCTGGTTCCATCCAGGGAATAGATATGTTCAGTTTCAAAATAGACGCCGACTGGGGATGGTAAATTTGCCAGCTCACGCTGCTTGGCAATGCAGTCGACAATATTTCTCGCAAAACGAGAGACGCTTTTTGTCACGATCAAATCAATCTTCCCGGCACGGCAATCCTCCATCATCCGGTTAAAATCATCTCGATGCTGAAGGGATGTACCGGAGATTCCCTCATCTGCATAGATTCCAACCAGTTCCCAGCCGATATGCTCTTTAATCATATCCTCGTAATGGTTTCTCTGTAATTCATAGGAAGAAGTTTGTTTTGCATCATCCGTTGAAACACGGCAATACGCGGCGACCCTCTTTGTTGTTGTATCTTCAAAGAGCTTTTCTTTTTGTTTGGCGGGGATAAATTCAAGCTCATCACGATTGATGCCTTTATACCGCGCCCGGATTTTTCTCTTTTGTTCTTCTTTATTGGTGGAACGCCGCTCCTGCTCATTCATACCGTTATTCCTCCAAATCCAGATGCCAATACCATGCATTCCCTTTTCTGTACGACTGAATTCCCATCTCTTTTTTTGCCGCCTGGACTGTGCGATGCGAAATTCCCAGCATATCGAGCTTTTCAAAAATCACTGTACTCTGTATATCGTTGTTTATCAAAAGGGCTCTCAAATATTCTGCTGCCGTTTCCTTTTTCGCAACACTGCTTGTGTTTTGCTGTAACAGCTCATCAATATTGACTTCACATTCACCGATCCATCGAAAACCGCTGTTTTCTCCCAGTTCAAAACAGATTGGACGGCCTTCTGGGGCAAGACTGCTCTTGATAGGATACATATACCTCTTTGAGGGTTCTTCCTTGTCCCGTGAGATCATCAAAACACTGCGGGCTATGGCGGCAATATCAATGCTTCCAAGCCCACGGTATAGATTTTTTCCGCCGGTCATTTTGTTTAAATGCCCTACCATTACAACCGCGCAGTTGTATTTCTGTGCTGTACTCGATAGATTTCTCAACATATGCCGGATTTTGACAGCATTATTCCAATCCGCGTCCGGCCCCATAAACGCCTGTATCGGATCAATAATCATCAGCTTTGCACCAGTCTGTGCAATCGCGTCCTCAATTCTTTCGTCATCCAATGTCAGAGGTATTTCCTCTTCAACAATGTAAACAACCCGGCTGCAATCCGCCCCTGCTTCCATAAGCCTTGGTTTCACAGTATCTGACAGGCCGTCTTCCGAGCATTGATAGATTACAGTAACCGGTTCATCCGGTTTGCAGCATCCCGGGAGGGCTTCTCCCTTCGTCAATGCTGCTGCAACTCGGATGATAAAGGTCGATTTACCTTCTCCTGGGTCACCCTGGAGAAGTGTGAGCTTACCATATGAGATGTAAGGATACCACAGCCAGCGAACAGACGTAGCCTCAACATTGGAATAAGTGTTTACATTCGCCTTTCGCTTCCGATCATCTTTCAAAAACAGTCGCCCCATTTTCTACTGTATGTATATTTTTATATGTTTCTTCTACTATTACTT comes from the Eubacteriaceae bacterium Marseille-Q4139 genome and includes:
- the leuS gene encoding leucine--tRNA ligase: MAQYNHTAIEKKWRENWEKDPINVNDGKKEKYYCLDMFPYPSGSGLHVGHWRGYVISDVWSRYQLLRGKYVIHPMGWDAFGLPAENYAIKMGVHPAKSTAENVKNIKKQIQEIAAIYDWDMEVNTTDPAFYKWTQWIFVQMFKKGLAYEKEFPINWCPSCKTGLANEEVVNGCCERCGTPVTKKNLRQWMLKITAYADRLLNDLDKLDWPEKVKKMQTDWIGKSYGAEVDFPVDGREEKITVYTTRPDTLHGATFMVLAPEHKLAKSLATDETREAVEKYIFDASMKSNVDRLQDKEKTGVFTGSYAVNPLNGKKIPIWLSDYVLADYGTGAIMCVPAHDDRDFEFAKKFDIPIIQVIAKDGKEIENMTEAYTEASGTMINSGDWNGMESAVLKKEAPLMIEEMGIGHKTVNYKLRDWVFSRQRYWGEPIPIIHCPKCGNVPVPEEDLPLTLPEVDSYQPTGTGESPLAAIDSWVNTTCPCCGSPAKRETNTMPQWAGSSWYFLRYVDNKNDKELVSREKADKYLPVDMYIGGVEHAVLHLLYSRFYTKFLYDIGVIDFDEPFKKLFNQGMITGKNGIKMSKSKGNVVSPDDLVRDYGCDALRLYELFVGPPELDAEWDDRGIEGVARFLNRFYNLVMTSKDKDVKETKEMVKLRHKLVYDIETRFNQFSLNTVVSGFMEYNNKLIDLAKTEGGIDKETLKTFVILLSPFAPHLGEELWRDLGGTDSVFHQTWPECDAEAMKDDEIEIAVQVNGKTRAVISVPADISKEDAIAAGKEAVKGKLAGTIIKEIYVPKKIVNIVAK
- a CDS encoding DUF47 family protein, which produces MAKKQDDFYFQNFITCAEFSSQAAHLLKDILSDFRPEETKKRLDELHAIEHAADEKKHELNDKLVKAFITPIEREDIASLSQQIDNLTDKIEEVFIRIYINNVSKIRPEALEMLDIVIRCCEEICGLMREFANFRRSKELKDRIIRINSLEEEADRLYIANMRALHSEEKDVLEIIAWREIYSYLEKCADACEHAADVVEGVVMKNS
- a CDS encoding inorganic phosphate transporter, producing MDLSFLGFLRETLGNPALLVTTIFTLGVIFVNGWTDAPNAIATCVTTRCLSARKAILMSAFFNFLGVFIMTQINSSVASTISNMVDFGDSTQNALIALCAALLSIVVYSVGASYFGIPTSESHSLIAGLSGAAIAIQHGIGGINGAEWVKVLYGLVLSLVLGFLTGWLVCRAITIICREMDRRKTNQVFGYAQIAGAAAMSFMHGAQDGQKFIGVLFLGAAFAHGKNSVSGMEIPIWLMLLCSVVMALGTSVGGEKIIKSVGMDMVKLERYQGFSADVAGAICLLYSSLLGIPVSTTHTKTSAIMGVGAVKRVSAINFGVVKDMMLTWIFTFPGCGLISFIMAKIFMFVF
- a CDS encoding amidohydrolase → METLYYNGQILTLSTPTPPSHNPEAVLIKDGRIAKVGALEELEAAASSDVKKVDLAGRCLLPAFIDPHSHFVMNAKMALYADLSDCSSFADIIRVLKEYIRKNAVTKDQAVIGFGYDHNFLKEQAQPDKRVLDQVSTEIPILILHVSAHLACANSAALALAGMDENTPDVAGGLIERLPGGREPSGYVEEMGVRLLQGAVAGRVSQDSSRMYDAIQTMYLEHGVTTAQDGATASEDMKTLDWMAENKMLKLDVVAYPQLSTGGAALMEAYGETYRTYRNRVKIGGYKLVLDGSPQGRSAWMTEPYLGGEEGYCGYPWMTDEEVEEHMMRAVSENRQILVHCNGDAAGDQFLNAYEKALEKTKNTNDLRPVMIHCQTVRNDQLDRMAKIGMIASIFIGHVWFWGDIHVKNFGEKRGNHISPARDALDRGVKVNFHQDTPVTKPDMLHSVWCAVNRLSRGGNIIGEDQRISAYEALRAVTIDAAYEYFEEHEKGSIDEGKRADLVILDRSPLEVPPMEIRDIRVLETIKDGETVYTAPQTPQ
- a CDS encoding integrase — its product is MEPNDFRQNGEETAVDQKALELQENFTYDGYQVVRRELFAHLREPSVVIRRDSITFNTACIAGMEDAVYIQILVNPDTKKMVVRKCDENDKDALRWCIAKTDKRKSRKVTSKIFSAKMYELMGWNTACRYKILGHKIVYEDEMLYIFDLLETEIFLDVRKTETQKAGVQAGASKGTENAQKMIMEGIDLTSHGDHPPVSMRERKAYYPADWRDSFGLPVEEHSRTLQIDIKDGYAEFNVFSDHKGDSTPSSGRRADE